The Blastococcus sp. HT6-4 genome window below encodes:
- a CDS encoding YdcF family protein, whose translation MAGAAALAAVLFVVSTALAIWWTARQDARPLSDAIVVLGSAQYNGVPSSIFEARLEHARTLYEDGVAPVIVTVGGKAVGDQFTEAEAGRDYLAATGVPGHALFAVPEGVDTLQSMRLVGEAFDERGWERAVLVTDPWHAMRAERMAEDAGMEAESSPTRQGPAVQTRATQFRYIVRETAAYLLYRVTGESIAGAPGIG comes from the coding sequence GTGGCAGGAGCCGCCGCCCTGGCTGCCGTGCTGTTCGTCGTCTCCACGGCGCTGGCCATCTGGTGGACCGCCCGGCAGGACGCCCGACCGCTGTCGGACGCGATCGTCGTGCTCGGCTCGGCGCAGTACAACGGCGTCCCGTCGTCGATCTTCGAGGCGAGGCTGGAGCACGCCCGCACGCTGTACGAGGACGGGGTGGCGCCGGTGATCGTCACCGTGGGCGGCAAGGCGGTCGGTGACCAGTTCACCGAGGCCGAGGCCGGGCGGGACTACCTGGCCGCGACCGGCGTACCGGGTCACGCGCTGTTCGCGGTGCCCGAGGGGGTCGACACCCTGCAGAGCATGCGGCTGGTCGGCGAGGCGTTCGACGAACGCGGCTGGGAGCGGGCGGTGCTGGTCACCGACCCCTGGCACGCGATGCGCGCCGAGCGGATGGCCGAGGACGCCGGCATGGAGGCCGAGAGCTCGCCCACGCGCCAGGGGCCGGCGGTGCAGACCCGTGCCACCCAGTTCCGCTACATCGTGCGGGAGACTGCTGCCTACCTGCTCTACCGCGTCACGGGCGAGAGCATCGCCGGCGCACCCGGCATCGGCTGA
- the dnaG gene encoding DNA primase, with protein MDRGSRGRGLMAGRGRIRAADIAVVRERSKIDEIVGEHLQLKRAGGGSLKGLCPFHDEKSPSFQVTPSRGLYHCFGCGVGGDVISFVQQIDHLSFSEAVELLAGRANIELKYEDDGGRPTAGPDRASVGQRARLVAANTAAAAFYAEQLGSPEAAPARQFLADRAFDRQAALDFGCGYAPGGWDGLTRHLRAKGFSQAELVTAGLAKESSRGTLIDRFHRRLVWPIRDITGDVIGFGARKLMDDDPGPKYLNTPETPLYKKSNVLYGIDRAKRDIAKRHQAVVVEGYTDVMACHLAGVTTAVASCGTAFGAEHIGVLRRLLMDQDEFRGEVVYTFDGDAAGQAAAMKTFAEDQRFVGQTFVAVEPDGRDPCELRQERGDTAVRDLVARRTPLIAFVLRTTLAGYDLDTVEGRVAALEKTVPLVAQIKDHALRPAYARELAGMIGQLDEAEVLERMRRLSGDGGGAPSRGRPRTPKRTPDDAAVAVEREAVKVALQAPEHAGPVFDAIPPAAYTDPDYAAVAAAVAAAGGAAGATVTGPAWLDHVSAHIERDSARALLTALAVEPLRSVTGESDPGYANAILARLQEMATVRQVAALKGKLQRMNPVEAGDEYMKAFKALMDLEQLAISLRKRAMGGLA; from the coding sequence GTGGACCGCGGCAGCCGCGGGCGCGGCCTGATGGCCGGCCGGGGACGGATCCGGGCGGCCGACATCGCCGTGGTCCGCGAACGGAGCAAGATCGACGAGATCGTCGGTGAGCACCTGCAGCTGAAGCGGGCGGGCGGCGGGAGCCTCAAGGGCCTGTGCCCGTTCCACGACGAGAAGTCGCCGTCGTTCCAGGTCACGCCCAGCCGCGGGCTCTACCACTGCTTCGGGTGCGGGGTGGGCGGCGACGTCATCTCCTTCGTCCAGCAGATCGACCACCTCTCCTTCTCGGAGGCGGTCGAGCTGCTGGCCGGCCGGGCCAACATCGAGCTGAAGTACGAGGACGACGGCGGGCGCCCCACCGCGGGGCCGGACCGCGCCTCGGTGGGGCAGCGGGCGCGGCTGGTCGCGGCCAACACCGCCGCGGCCGCCTTCTACGCCGAGCAGCTCGGCAGCCCCGAGGCCGCGCCGGCCCGCCAGTTCCTCGCCGACCGCGCGTTCGACCGGCAGGCGGCGCTGGACTTCGGCTGCGGGTACGCCCCGGGCGGCTGGGACGGGCTGACCCGCCACCTGCGCGCCAAGGGCTTCAGCCAGGCGGAGCTGGTCACGGCGGGGCTGGCGAAGGAGTCGTCCCGGGGCACGCTGATCGACCGGTTCCACCGGCGGCTGGTGTGGCCGATCCGCGACATCACCGGCGACGTCATCGGGTTCGGCGCCCGCAAGCTCATGGACGACGACCCGGGGCCGAAGTACCTCAACACCCCGGAGACCCCGCTCTACAAGAAGAGCAACGTCCTCTACGGCATCGACCGCGCCAAGCGGGACATCGCCAAGCGGCACCAGGCCGTCGTCGTCGAGGGGTACACCGACGTGATGGCCTGCCACCTGGCCGGCGTCACCACGGCGGTGGCCTCCTGCGGCACCGCGTTCGGTGCCGAGCACATCGGCGTGCTGCGCCGCCTGCTCATGGACCAGGACGAGTTCCGCGGCGAGGTCGTCTACACCTTCGACGGCGACGCCGCCGGCCAGGCGGCGGCGATGAAGACCTTCGCCGAGGACCAGCGCTTCGTCGGGCAGACGTTCGTCGCGGTCGAGCCCGACGGCCGCGACCCGTGCGAGCTGCGCCAGGAGCGCGGCGACACCGCCGTCCGCGACCTCGTCGCCCGTCGCACCCCGCTGATCGCCTTCGTGCTGCGGACGACGCTGGCCGGCTACGACCTCGACACCGTCGAGGGCCGCGTCGCCGCGTTGGAGAAGACCGTCCCGCTGGTCGCGCAGATCAAGGACCACGCGCTCCGCCCCGCCTACGCCCGCGAGCTCGCCGGGATGATCGGCCAGCTCGACGAGGCGGAGGTGCTGGAGCGGATGCGCCGGCTCAGCGGCGACGGGGGAGGGGCGCCGTCCCGTGGCCGGCCGCGCACGCCGAAGCGGACGCCGGACGACGCGGCCGTGGCCGTGGAACGGGAGGCGGTGAAGGTGGCGCTCCAGGCACCGGAGCACGCCGGGCCGGTGTTCGACGCCATCCCGCCGGCGGCCTACACCGACCCCGACTACGCCGCCGTCGCCGCCGCGGTGGCCGCGGCCGGTGGCGCAGCCGGTGCCACGGTCACCGGCCCGGCGTGGCTGGACCACGTGAGCGCACACATCGAGCGGGACAGCGCGCGAGCACTCCTGACCGCGCTGGCGGTCGAACCGCTCCGCTCGGTGACCGGGGAGTCCGACCCCGGCTACGCCAACGCGATCCTGGCGCGGCTGCAGGAGATGGCGACGGTCCGCCAGGTGGCGGCGCTGAAGGGCAAGCTGCAGCGGATGAACCCCGTCGAGGCGGGCGACGAGTACATGAAGGCGTTCAAGGCGCTGATGGACCTCGAGCAGCTGGCGATCTCGCTGCGCAAGCGGGCGATGGGCGGCCTGGCATGA
- the acs gene encoding acetate--CoA ligase, translating to MSETTQDDGRTFAPPESLAAQANVGPEVYEEAARDRLGFWESAAERLTWDRRWDTVLDWSNPPFAKWFVGGKLNVAYNCLDRHVAAGHGEQVAYHWEGEPGDTRTLTYAQLTDEVCRAANALTELGVRAGDRVAIYLPMIPEAIISMLACARIGAVHMVVFGGFSADALASRLDDAGAVLVITADGGYRRGAPSALKPAVDDAVGRSPGVRNVVVVKRTEQDVEWTEGRDLWWHDVVGRQPAEHACEFFDAEHPLYIMYTSGTTAKPKGILHTSGGYLTQVAYTHWATFDLKPDTDVYWTAADVGWVTGHSYIVYGPLANRATSVMYEGTPETPHRGRWFELIQKYGVTILYTAPTVIRTFMKWGEDIPAGFDLTSLRLLGSVGEPINPEAWLWYHQHVGGGRCPIMDTWWQTETGAHMLTPLPGVTTLTPGSAQHPFPGISAKVVDDEGNELTDDSTGLLVLTEPWPAMLRTIWGDDDRYVDTYWSRFGTDVYFAGDGAKKDAAGNIWLLGRVDDVMNVSGHRISTTEVESSLVGHPTVAEAAVVGASDPTTGQGIVAFVILRGTAEDSGDELVQTLRTHVARDIGPIAKPRQIMVVQELPKTRSGKIMRRLLRDIAENRELGDVTTLTDSSVMNMIKDKLPATPAE from the coding sequence ATGAGTGAGACGACCCAGGACGACGGCCGCACGTTCGCGCCGCCGGAGAGCCTCGCCGCGCAGGCGAACGTCGGCCCGGAGGTGTACGAGGAGGCGGCCCGGGACCGGCTGGGGTTCTGGGAGTCCGCGGCCGAGCGGCTGACCTGGGACCGGCGCTGGGACACGGTGCTGGACTGGAGCAACCCGCCGTTCGCGAAGTGGTTCGTCGGCGGGAAGCTCAACGTCGCCTACAACTGCCTGGACCGGCACGTGGCGGCCGGGCACGGCGAGCAGGTGGCCTACCACTGGGAGGGTGAGCCCGGCGACACCCGCACGCTCACCTACGCCCAGCTCACCGACGAGGTCTGCCGGGCCGCGAACGCGCTGACCGAGCTCGGCGTGCGCGCCGGTGACCGGGTGGCGATCTACCTGCCGATGATCCCCGAGGCGATCATCTCGATGCTGGCCTGCGCCCGCATCGGCGCGGTGCACATGGTGGTCTTCGGTGGGTTCTCCGCCGACGCCCTGGCCAGCCGGCTCGACGACGCCGGCGCCGTCCTGGTCATCACCGCCGACGGCGGGTACCGCCGCGGCGCGCCCAGCGCGCTCAAGCCCGCCGTCGACGACGCGGTGGGCCGCAGCCCCGGCGTCCGCAACGTCGTCGTGGTGAAGCGGACCGAGCAGGACGTGGAGTGGACCGAGGGCCGCGACCTGTGGTGGCACGACGTCGTGGGCCGGCAGCCGGCCGAGCACGCGTGCGAGTTCTTCGACGCCGAGCACCCGCTCTACATCATGTACACCTCGGGCACCACGGCCAAGCCCAAGGGCATCCTGCACACCTCCGGCGGCTACCTCACCCAGGTCGCCTACACCCACTGGGCCACCTTCGACCTCAAGCCCGACACCGACGTGTACTGGACCGCCGCCGACGTCGGCTGGGTCACCGGCCACAGCTACATCGTCTACGGGCCGCTGGCCAACCGGGCCACCTCGGTCATGTACGAGGGCACCCCGGAGACCCCGCACCGCGGCCGCTGGTTCGAACTCATCCAGAAATACGGCGTCACCATCCTCTACACCGCCCCCACCGTGATCCGCACGTTCATGAAGTGGGGCGAGGACATCCCCGCCGGGTTCGACCTGACCTCGCTGCGGCTGCTCGGCTCGGTCGGCGAGCCGATCAACCCCGAGGCGTGGCTGTGGTACCACCAGCACGTCGGCGGCGGCCGCTGCCCGATCATGGACACCTGGTGGCAGACCGAGACCGGCGCCCACATGCTCACCCCGCTGCCCGGCGTCACCACCCTCACCCCCGGCTCCGCGCAGCACCCCTTCCCCGGCATCTCCGCCAAGGTCGTCGACGACGAGGGCAACGAGCTCACCGACGACTCCACCGGCCTGCTCGTGCTCACCGAGCCCTGGCCGGCCATGCTGCGCACCATCTGGGGCGACGACGACCGCTACGTCGACACCTACTGGTCCCGCTTCGGCACCGACGTCTACTTCGCCGGCGACGGCGCCAAGAAGGACGCCGCCGGCAACATCTGGCTGCTCGGCCGGGTCGACGACGTCATGAACGTCTCCGGCCACCGCATCTCCACCACCGAAGTCGAATCCAGCCTCGTCGGCCACCCCACCGTCGCCGAAGCCGCCGTCGTCGGCGCCAGCGACCCCACCACCGGCCAGGGCATCGTCGCCTTCGTCATCCTCCGCGGAACCGCCGAGGACTCCGGCGACGAACTGGTGCAGACCCTGCGCACCCACGTCGCCCGCGACATCGGCCCCATCGCCAAACCACGCCAGATCATGGTCGTCCAGGAACTCCCCAAGACCCGATCGGGCAAGATCATGCGCCGGCTGCTCCGCGACATCGCCGAGAACCGCGAACTCGGCGACGTCACCACCCTCACCGACTCCTCGGTCATGAACATGATCAAGGACAAACTGCCCGCCACACCCGCCGAATAG
- a CDS encoding cation acetate symporter encodes MRDLLAAEATIGNPAINISIFGAFVVVTLAITFRASRNNKSAADYYAAGRTITGQQNGLAIAGDYLSAASFLGIAGAIAIYGYDGFLYSIGFLVAWLVALLLVAELMRNTARFTMADVLAFRMRQGPVRTAAAISTLAVSLFYLLAQMAGAGGLVALLLGVSGPVAEALVVVVVGALMIFYVLVGGMRGTTWVQIIKASLLIAGALVMTIWVLGDFGFNLSALLGGAADRAGTTGVLNPGAQYGVSEVTRLDFISLALALVLGTAGLPHVLMRFYTVPTAKAARTSVVWAIWLIGIFYLFSLIIGYGAGALVGADAIVAAPGGVNAAAPLLAFELGGTVLLGIIAGVAFATILAVVAGLTITASASFAHDVYASVIKKGDVPPNGEVKVARITAVVIGAVAIGLGILALRAGLNIAFLVALAFAVAASANLPTILYTLFWKRFTTQGALWSIYGGLIICIGLIIFSPVVSGAETSMIPTVDFAWFPLRNPGLVSIPASFLLGYLGTVLTKEKPNEEKWAELEVRAFTGIGAEKAVDH; translated from the coding sequence GTGCGTGACCTGCTCGCTGCCGAGGCGACCATCGGCAACCCCGCGATCAACATCTCGATCTTCGGCGCGTTCGTCGTGGTCACCCTGGCCATCACCTTCCGGGCCAGCCGCAACAACAAGAGCGCGGCGGACTACTACGCCGCCGGGCGCACCATCACCGGTCAGCAGAACGGCCTGGCCATCGCCGGTGACTACCTGTCGGCCGCGTCGTTCCTCGGCATCGCCGGGGCCATCGCGATCTACGGCTACGACGGCTTCCTCTACTCCATCGGCTTCCTGGTGGCGTGGCTGGTCGCGCTGCTGCTGGTCGCGGAGCTGATGCGCAACACCGCCCGGTTCACGATGGCCGACGTGCTGGCCTTCCGGATGCGGCAGGGCCCGGTGCGCACCGCGGCCGCCATCTCCACCCTCGCGGTCTCGCTGTTCTACCTGCTCGCCCAGATGGCCGGCGCCGGCGGGCTGGTCGCCCTCCTGCTCGGCGTGAGCGGGCCGGTGGCCGAGGCGCTGGTCGTCGTCGTCGTCGGCGCCCTGATGATCTTCTACGTCCTCGTCGGCGGCATGCGCGGCACGACCTGGGTGCAGATCATCAAGGCGAGCCTGCTGATCGCGGGTGCCCTGGTGATGACCATCTGGGTGCTCGGCGACTTCGGCTTCAACCTCTCCGCCCTGCTGGGTGGCGCCGCCGATCGGGCCGGCACCACCGGCGTGCTCAACCCGGGCGCGCAGTACGGGGTCAGCGAGGTCACCCGGCTGGACTTCATCAGCCTGGCGCTGGCCCTGGTGCTCGGGACGGCCGGGCTGCCGCACGTGCTGATGCGCTTCTACACCGTGCCGACGGCGAAGGCCGCCCGGACGTCGGTGGTCTGGGCGATCTGGCTGATCGGCATCTTCTACCTGTTCAGCCTGATCATCGGCTACGGCGCGGGCGCCCTGGTCGGCGCCGACGCGATCGTGGCCGCACCGGGCGGGGTCAACGCCGCCGCACCGCTGCTGGCCTTCGAGCTGGGCGGCACCGTGCTGCTGGGCATCATCGCCGGCGTCGCGTTCGCCACGATCCTCGCGGTGGTGGCCGGCCTGACGATCACCGCGTCGGCGTCGTTCGCCCACGACGTCTACGCCTCGGTGATCAAGAAGGGCGACGTCCCGCCGAACGGTGAGGTCAAGGTCGCCCGGATCACCGCCGTCGTCATCGGCGCGGTGGCGATCGGGCTGGGCATCCTGGCGCTGCGCGCCGGGCTGAACATCGCCTTCCTCGTGGCGCTCGCCTTCGCGGTGGCCGCCTCGGCGAACCTGCCGACGATCCTCTACACGCTGTTCTGGAAGCGGTTCACCACCCAGGGCGCGCTGTGGTCGATCTACGGCGGGCTGATCATCTGCATCGGCCTGATCATCTTCTCCCCGGTGGTCTCCGGCGCCGAGACGTCGATGATCCCGACGGTCGACTTCGCCTGGTTCCCGCTGCGCAACCCGGGCCTGGTGTCGATCCCGGCGTCGTTCCTCCTCGGGTACCTGGGCACCGTCCTCACCAAGGAGAAGCCGAACGAGGAGAAGTGGGCGGAGCTCGAGGTGCGTGCCTTCACCGGCATCGGCGCCGAGAAGGCCGTCGACCACTGA
- a CDS encoding DUF485 domain-containing protein, with product MTDTDDRRLLTPEEYRAAQDSPEFVELKKRFRSFAFPMTVAFLVWYLLYVLLSTYATDFMSTQVFGNVNVGLLFGLGQFVTTFVITHVYVAHANRRTDPIADEMRERLEAHDYAPGATGPSGTEGASRA from the coding sequence TTGACCGATACCGACGACAGGCGTCTGCTGACGCCGGAGGAGTACCGCGCGGCGCAGGACTCCCCGGAGTTCGTGGAGCTGAAGAAGCGTTTCCGCAGCTTCGCCTTCCCGATGACCGTGGCGTTCCTGGTCTGGTACCTGCTGTACGTCCTGCTCTCCACCTACGCCACCGACTTCATGTCCACCCAGGTGTTCGGGAACGTGAACGTCGGCCTGCTCTTCGGACTGGGCCAGTTCGTGACCACGTTCGTGATCACGCACGTCTACGTGGCGCACGCGAACCGGCGCACGGACCCGATCGCCGACGAGATGCGCGAGCGTCTCGAGGCCCACGACTACGCCCCCGGCGCCACCGGGCCGTCCGGCACCGAGGGGGCCTCCCGTGCGTGA
- a CDS encoding cation acetate symporter, giving the protein MTATGYSVLSVTLVFVATLGVGAYGWRFSRTTSDFFVASRTVRPGLNASAIGGEYLSAASFLGVAGLVLAFGTEMLWYPVGWTAGYLVLLVLVAAPLRRSGAYTLPDFAESRLESVGVRRLSSLLVVAIGWLYLMPQFQGAGLALATTTGTGPWLGGVLVATVVLVNVLFGGMRSITFVQAFQYWLKLTALLFPLLFMAAVWLGDGAVSPASADVVHAGVAGDVWASPLAGASEHELYTTYSIIVATFLGTMGLPHVVVRFYTNPDGAAARRTTLGVLGLLGLFYLLPPVYGGLGRLYAPDLIASGRTDTVVLELPARMLGGTVGDLLSALTTAGAFAAFLSTSSGLTVAVAGVISQDVMGRRFRGVRAFQAAAIVAVLTPLGLSLLTEGVGVARSVGLAFAFAASTFCPLLVLGIWWRRLTDAGAIAGMLVGGGCAGWAVLATLLGMADDGWPGALLGQPAAWTVPLAFLTMIVVSLATPRRVPRHAARTLVRLHTPEAVQLDRGPLPL; this is encoded by the coding sequence GTGACCGCCACCGGGTACAGCGTCCTCAGCGTCACGCTCGTCTTCGTGGCCACGCTGGGGGTCGGCGCCTACGGATGGCGGTTCTCCCGCACCACCAGCGACTTCTTCGTCGCCTCGCGCACGGTCCGGCCGGGGCTCAACGCCTCCGCGATCGGCGGGGAGTACCTCTCCGCGGCCTCGTTCCTCGGCGTCGCCGGGCTGGTCCTCGCGTTCGGCACCGAGATGCTCTGGTACCCGGTCGGGTGGACGGCGGGCTACCTCGTCCTGCTCGTGCTCGTCGCCGCGCCGCTGCGCCGCTCGGGGGCCTACACGTTGCCCGACTTCGCCGAGAGCCGGCTGGAGTCGGTCGGAGTGCGCCGGCTGTCCTCGCTGCTCGTCGTGGCGATCGGCTGGCTCTACCTCATGCCGCAGTTCCAGGGCGCCGGCCTGGCGCTGGCCACCACCACCGGCACCGGCCCCTGGCTCGGTGGCGTGCTGGTCGCGACGGTCGTGCTGGTCAACGTGCTGTTCGGCGGGATGCGCAGCATCACCTTCGTGCAGGCCTTCCAGTACTGGCTGAAGCTCACTGCGCTGCTGTTCCCGTTGCTGTTCATGGCCGCCGTGTGGCTCGGGGACGGTGCCGTCTCCCCTGCCTCGGCCGACGTCGTGCACGCCGGCGTCGCCGGGGACGTGTGGGCGTCGCCGCTCGCCGGCGCGAGCGAGCACGAGCTCTACACGACGTACTCCATCATCGTCGCCACGTTCCTCGGCACGATGGGCCTCCCCCACGTGGTGGTGCGCTTCTACACCAACCCCGACGGCGCCGCGGCCCGCCGGACGACCCTGGGTGTGCTGGGCCTGCTCGGCCTCTTCTACCTGCTGCCGCCGGTGTACGGCGGCCTGGGCCGGCTCTACGCACCGGACCTGATCGCGAGCGGCCGGACCGACACGGTGGTGCTGGAGCTGCCGGCGCGGATGCTCGGCGGCACGGTGGGCGACCTGCTCTCCGCCCTGACCACGGCGGGCGCCTTCGCGGCCTTCCTGTCCACGTCCTCCGGGCTGACCGTCGCGGTGGCCGGCGTGATCAGCCAGGACGTGATGGGGCGCCGGTTCCGAGGCGTGCGTGCTTTCCAGGCGGCCGCCATCGTCGCCGTTCTGACCCCGCTCGGCCTCTCGCTGCTGACCGAGGGCGTCGGCGTCGCCCGGTCGGTCGGTCTCGCCTTCGCCTTCGCCGCCTCCACCTTCTGCCCCCTGCTGGTGCTCGGCATCTGGTGGCGCCGGCTGACCGACGCGGGCGCGATCGCCGGGATGCTCGTCGGCGGTGGCTGCGCGGGCTGGGCGGTGCTGGCCACCCTCCTCGGCATGGCCGACGACGGTTGGCCCGGTGCGTTGCTCGGCCAGCCGGCGGCGTGGACCGTCCCGCTGGCGTTCCTCACGATGATCGTGGTGTCCCTGGCCACGCCCCGACGGGTGCCCCGGCACGCCGCCCGCACCCTGGTCCGGCTGCACACGCCGGAGGCCGTGCAGCTGGACCGCGGGCCTCTCCCCCTGTAA
- a CDS encoding response regulator transcription factor: MTADRLTVLVVDDERPALDELRWLLERDGRIGTVLTSDSATEALRLLQERTVDAVFLDIRMPGLTGVDLARVLSRFRTPPPVVFVTAYDEHAVDAFELDAVDYVLKPVREDRLAEAVRRVVGAGAGASAPVDDDIAIELGGVTRFVARSSVRYVEAHGDYARLHTPSGSHLVRVPLTLLEESWQDAGFVRIHRSLLVALQHVEEVRMDAGRCTVVVGGVELGVSRRHTRELRDLLVRRARPGAPGRG; encoded by the coding sequence ATGACCGCCGACCGATTGACCGTCCTGGTGGTCGACGACGAACGCCCCGCCCTCGACGAGCTGCGCTGGCTGCTGGAACGGGACGGGCGGATCGGCACCGTGCTGACCTCCGACTCGGCGACCGAGGCGCTGCGTCTCCTCCAGGAGCGGACCGTCGATGCGGTCTTCCTCGACATCCGGATGCCCGGGCTGACCGGAGTCGACCTGGCCCGGGTGCTGTCCCGGTTCAGGACGCCGCCGCCGGTGGTCTTCGTGACCGCCTACGACGAGCACGCCGTGGACGCCTTCGAACTGGACGCCGTCGACTACGTCCTCAAGCCGGTCCGCGAGGACCGGCTCGCCGAGGCGGTCCGCAGGGTGGTCGGTGCAGGGGCCGGTGCCTCCGCGCCGGTGGACGACGACATCGCCATCGAGCTGGGCGGGGTGACCAGGTTCGTGGCCCGGTCCAGCGTCCGCTACGTCGAGGCCCACGGCGACTACGCCAGGCTGCACACCCCGTCGGGCAGCCACCTGGTCCGGGTGCCGCTGACGCTCCTGGAGGAGTCCTGGCAGGATGCCGGCTTCGTGCGGATCCACCGGTCGCTGCTGGTCGCTCTCCAGCACGTCGAGGAGGTGCGGATGGACGCCGGCCGCTGCACGGTGGTCGTCGGGGGCGTCGAGCTCGGCGTGAGCCGGCGGCACACCCGGGAGCTCCGCGACCTCCTGGTCCGACGGGCTCGCCCGGGCGCGCCCGGGAGGGGCTGA
- a CDS encoding histidine kinase → MRDSWRWLRPGHLGTEAEQATFRSLHSASLTAPELREGLTAGSAGRAVRHLRDLLGVPAVALTDTVSMLAWDGRFGHHERHAPALAAFVLESGNTVVRDRRDFPCTDAGCGLRQVVVSPLVVEDRVVGTLQAFTSSASAGLVRAAGEVARWVSGNLELAELDASRTRLMEAEVRALRAQISPHFIYNSLTAIASFVRTDPERARELLLEFADFTRYSFSRHGEYTTLAEELRSIERYLVLEKARFGDRLQVTLRVAQEVLPAAVPFLCLQPLVENAIRHGLERKPGTGTVTIIAADHGGECLISVEDDGVGEDPEKVRRALAGDASVDSVGLGNVDARLRTAFGDDYGLVVETAPGAGTKVIVRVPKFAPGVRP, encoded by the coding sequence ATGCGCGATTCGTGGCGGTGGCTGCGGCCCGGCCACCTCGGCACGGAGGCGGAGCAGGCGACCTTCCGGAGTCTCCACTCCGCCTCCCTGACCGCGCCGGAGCTGCGCGAGGGGCTGACCGCGGGCTCCGCCGGCCGCGCGGTCCGGCACCTGCGCGACCTGCTCGGGGTGCCCGCGGTCGCGCTCACCGACACCGTGTCGATGCTGGCCTGGGACGGCCGGTTCGGGCATCACGAGCGACACGCGCCGGCGCTCGCCGCCTTCGTGCTCGAGTCCGGCAACACGGTGGTCCGCGACCGCAGGGACTTCCCGTGCACCGATGCCGGCTGCGGACTGCGACAGGTCGTGGTCAGCCCGCTCGTGGTCGAGGACCGGGTGGTCGGCACCTTGCAGGCGTTCACCTCGTCCGCCTCCGCCGGGCTGGTCCGGGCCGCCGGCGAGGTCGCGCGCTGGGTGTCGGGGAACCTGGAACTGGCGGAGCTCGATGCCTCGCGCACGCGGCTCATGGAGGCCGAGGTCCGGGCACTGCGGGCCCAGATCAGCCCGCACTTCATCTACAACTCGCTGACCGCGATCGCGTCGTTCGTGCGCACCGATCCGGAGCGGGCCCGCGAGCTGCTGCTGGAGTTCGCCGACTTCACGCGGTACTCCTTCAGCCGGCACGGCGAGTACACGACGCTGGCCGAGGAGTTGCGGTCGATCGAGCGGTACCTCGTGCTGGAGAAGGCCCGATTCGGCGACCGTCTCCAGGTCACGCTCCGGGTGGCGCAGGAGGTGCTGCCGGCGGCCGTGCCGTTCCTCTGCCTCCAGCCACTGGTGGAGAACGCCATCCGGCACGGCCTGGAGCGCAAGCCGGGAACGGGAACGGTGACCATCATCGCCGCCGACCACGGGGGCGAGTGCCTGATCTCGGTGGAGGACGACGGCGTCGGGGAGGACCCGGAGAAGGTACGGCGGGCGCTCGCCGGCGACGCCTCCGTCGACTCGGTCGGTCTGGGTAACGTGGACGCCCGGCTCCGCACCGCCTTCGGTGACGACTACGGCCTGGTCGTGGAGACGGCCCCGGGGGCCGGCACGAAGGTCATCGTGCGGGTCCCGAAGTTCGCCCCAGGAGTGCGCCCATGA